The Aspergillus luchuensis IFO 4308 DNA, chromosome 4, nearly complete sequence DNA window catcaaagccTTCAAGACATCGACCACTCCagtcctcttctcctcttgcCCCAGCATCTCCAATGCCCTTCGCCCCAACGACGCTCCATCACTATCCGCCTTGTCCTCACCAACTGTAAACGTCTCCCCACTATCAGTAGTCATGTTTAGCCCCGCGAAAACATTGGTTCCATTGGGATGCAAGATGCCGCTTAGGGTGTTGCTGATCAGCGACCCTAGCGGCACTTTCGCCGTCATGGTCAGATTCTTCATGACCTCCGTGTAGTACGGGACCTGAACGCCCTCGTACTCGACGTTCGCACCGACGGTCGTGAGACTCAGGTAGCCTTCTTTGATGGAGTCGCTTTGTTCACTTAGTATAGGTCCGATGTTTTCGATGAGTTTGCCGAGATCCAATATCCCTCGTACGGGTGTGGAGTGGTTGCCTGGTCTAAGCACGAGGTTGTTGAGAGTGCAATTTCCGAGGGTGAGGTTGCCGCTGAGGAGGTTCATAGTGGTGTTGCCCTGGTAATGGGTTATAATCTGATTACAGTGCATGAAACGATAGGAAAACTCACGATTTCAAGGGTCATCACGGAcgggttggggagggtggcGTTGGCGATCAAGTTGGTACCGTCGGATTCGGCGGGGAGAAGTAGTTTTGGATCAGAGATGGAAAAGCCGGCAAAGGAGTTGAGGGCTGTCATGTTGAAATACGGAATTAGCAGTTGATAAATATATTGGGAGGAGTAAGAGGCGCACTGTTTTGCTTAATGTCCTTGTTCAATGTGATCTTGGACTTCAGCTTCCCGATGTAAGCAGTGACGGGAGCCTTGACGGACAATGGAGCATGAGGCTCGAAGACCACACTGCGAACATATTGCGTCCATTGGTAGACATCCAAGGGAGTAAATTGGTCATCCACGCTGAGGGTTGTGTTCCCATTGATTGTAGCGCCGTCCATGTACAGCTTTGCCCAGGTGTTGTTCTCCGGGAGAAAGCGATTGAAGAGGGAAAGTGTCAAGTTATTCATGCGCACAGGGAAACTGATGGGCAAGTCCAGGGCAGAAATGATGCTGAGCTGGATGGAATTGGGGCGTGGTTGGAGCACGTCGGCGTGAACGAGGACGAGAGTACCATTGTCCAGGACTCGCTGGGCAATGGCGGGAATAATCAAGCAAAAGCTGATAAATCGTCAGTTATCGCCCAAAacaggatgaagacgaaatagaaagaggggaagctTACAAAATGGGCAGAAAAATCGCCAGGAAGATAATGCCCCAAAATGCATAGCAGCACCAGAACCGAGCCCAATGGCGACGCAAAGTTTGCGATCGCGTACGCTTTACCGGCTCCAACGAGATGGAATGGGCCGTCTCAACATGTTCAATTTCCAGGCCTTCAGTGGGCAGAGGACCACGATGGATACCCAGGGCGTATTTGGCCTCCTTGGAGGTAAGATAGgttttcttctcgtccatgGTGATGTGGCCCTTGCTGCTGGGACGGTCGCCGGCGAAGAGGGGCGGGAACCGGGGTACTTGATCTGATATACTAACGGCTGATAGTATGGAGTCATTGGCAAATCCACCGACTAGTTAAAAACCGTCGCTATCGTCGTGATTCTCGTATACACCTGCCGCCCTCGGAATGCAACCCTCAAGCCCCTGCCATCTCTCCGCAAGGATCGTCCCGGAACCCGTCGATCAGTGTAAGTGGGAAATTGCAGGCCCAATGATGACCCATGGATTGGGTTCACATGCGGCCTGGTCAGGGTGACGATCCGCCCGACTATTGGGAACCGCGGTTGAACGTTGTTTTTGGAGCCCGGTTTTGGTGGCCGCTTTTAGGGCATCGCTCGAATTTGGGTTGAAACGGGGGATGATCCACTGCCTTCTGGGGATTTCGGACTCTTTGCCCGATGGGGATGCGGGGATGCTTATCCGCAGTCCTTTGCAAAGTAAATCCTTGGTCAACTGATGCCCTGCTATGAGAGGTTTGTTGGTCTATCAATTCGCAGGACTGATGATTGATATGCTTTCTCGCTTGCAGGCCGCGGATGTGCCTGTGCCCGTATATTCTCGTACCCCCCTGCAATGCTGCTGCACCGGCATGTGCATCGAGCTGCTTTTATCAGCGGAGGCCATTAACCACCAATTTGATTTAATCGCACCTGTCAGACCAAAGTAGTAAACCACGCAGCTACTGAAAACCACCCATCCCCCTAATCAAACAACCAACTCACGCAAAATGGACGAAaaagccgccgccgcagcatCAGACCGCATCTCCCCGGTCTCCTcccaaaccaccaccgtGACCACCAACCATCTCGAAGCCCTCGATAAGCTCGAAATCCTCCCTCAAATCCTCCAAGAAGGCATCCTCTTCGCCGGCTCTGGCGccgctctcctcctccaagcgGCCTACCCTAACATCAAATCCGCCTTCGAGGAGGCCAACAAAACCAAGACCGAAAGTATCACTCCagccaacaccagcaccgaCAGCAACCTCGCCAACGACCTCAGCAACACCCTCCAAACTGCTCTCAGCTACATTGCCTGCCTTGTCTTCGgcaccaaagaagagaagaaactccttctcgacctccTTCAAAAAGACAACGCCCCTCTCCCCACCAAACTTCCCTGCGACCCCTACATCCAGCTCTGGCTCACAGCCACCCTCTACGCAACCGCTACCGACTTCTACCAGCGCATCTACGGCCGCGTTGATTACCGCACCGCCGAGAAAGCCTATATCGAGTTTACTACGATCTTGTCCTGTCTCAACATCGCCAAGGACGTCTGGCCGCCCACTCGCCAGGCGTTCTGGACGTACTGGGATGACCAGATCGAGCGGTTGAATGTCAGCGGGGATGCGCATCTCTTTGCAAAGGATCTTCTGAGTCGGACGGATTTCCCTCGCTGGGTTACGACCGTGAAGCCTCTGCTGAGGGTCATTACGATTGAGATGCTCCCGCCTCGGATTCGCGAGGCGTATGGGCTCAAGTCGTCGGTCAAGACGAGGGGGTTGTATCGCGGGACAATGGGGTTCTCGGTCGCGGTGTATCCGGCGCTGCCTGCTTCGATAAGAGGATATCCGTTGAGGTATTATTTGGGGGAGTTGAAGGCGAAGTTAAACGCTTAGCTagcttttcttattctttgttTTATTTAGTTAGCTAGGATAGTTAGGTTTTTGCTATGGTTCGGGCTAGTGATTCGGAGTATTAGGAGCAATTAAAGCAATAATATCGTTATCATCATTCTCGTTCAGTTTACTATATcctatatactactatttccACATCATGCAGTCTTCATAATAGCCGTCAATAATGCCGATACATCAGTTACCAACTATACCACATTCATTAGCGTTACACTCTCTCACGTAGTATACTCTGAAGGAAGAATAGAAGCTTACCGGCAACGCATCCCCAATCAACTCACTCGTCTCATTAACAAACGACGTCGTCAACAATAAGTCCGCGTTATCGATAATATTCTGCAACTTGTCGATATTGCTACTCGACAACAACTTTTGCAGATTCTGAGGCGTATCACCGCCCAGTAGCACTGCTGCCCCTTTGACGATCGTTTCCAGGTTATCGACTGTGTCTTGACTGAGGAGTTCCTTTAGGTTGTCGATGAGGGACGGGAGGTCGGATAGTAGGCCTGTAGATTGGGGGCTTCGGGGTGCGAccgggttggggttgggattgGCGAGGGTAAGGGAGATTGGAGCGAGGGTGGtgctgaagaggaggaggtgtttGAGATTCATTTTGAATTTTGGTGTTTGGTTTCAAATTCGGAGTGTTAGAGTTGAGATTGGATGGATTATGAATTGGTAGGGGGTATCAGGATAGTTACTGTTGTGTGTGTAATTATTTGGACTGTGGCTTTATACTATTATAGGAGGgttattagtagtatttctGGGCTTGCTTATCGGGCCTAGAATTGAGTGAGACTGACTAGTACTatgtagtactagtacttagaAGATGTTCGAGATCCCTTGccttggaagagagagggaggcggGTTTGTTGGCCACCATGCCAAATACTACCTCCGAGGATAATTGTGTTCCTAGTTAGGGAGTATCTGACCTACATGTGAACCGAGCAAGGAAAGGATAAGCTCTTGCGCGCTGATGTCTAGTGACTAGTGTATGATACGCTACGCCACCGTTTAGTATCAACACCCCGCATCTTAGGGCTCACTAAACTGTCGATCACCCCCGGCGTGGCCCAATAGCGGCGTGGTGCCTCCCGCAGGAGCAGGAACCAGTTAATCTATTTTACTGTGGCGGAGGGAAAGCGGGAGAGGGGAAACAGGAACATGAGGTTGTTCCTCGGACCGAATGGTACATGTGATTTTGCTTGTTCCATTTTAGCGAACGCACGATGGATGTGTTGGTATCTATCTtgcaggacgaggaggagggggatgagaTACTTTGATCCTGAGTGCTGGGTTGGGTACCGTGCGTCTAGATGCATGCAAGCACCTCCTCTCGTCTCGTGTCGTGCTCGGAGATATGTCTGCATTGGGGTAGTGTGGGATTTAGACTGGGATGTCCAGCAATTGTATTTGGGAAGATCTAATCTCATGTTCATCACCCAGTTCTTTGCTGGTAGCTAGCTTGTTGTTGGCGTGGTTGCGGTTCTGGCCGTTCTTGGCTTGTGCGCAAAGTGCCatgttttctttccctttggcCAATTTTGAAGTGCTACTGGCTCGATTAGTGCAATGATGATTGTCAATGGGAAATTAGCTATGTTTGGAGCTAGATTGTTGTTGGAATAAGGATGTTTTAAGTACCTGGGTTGAGGGAAGGCTCTTTTTTTGGGCCTCCTGGTGGGTTCTCATTATTGGGTTCGGGCGGCTCTTGCTATACTTAGCAACGACGGTTCTGGAAGATGAACGCGATGTGCGGTTTCAGGGTGGTCATTAGGCTGATGATACTGGATCTTTCTGGATAAGTTTCAGTTTTAGTCTTATCTTTAATGGGATTGATGGACGTGCATGGAGTGATTGATGTTATAAAGGGGAAATGCCCATGTTTGGATGGCTCGAGGTTGTTGGTTTGGTGAAACAGCAATGGTGAGACGATTAAACAATTTTCTAGCAGTGATAATCCAGCCAAAGATAACGCTAAGAAAACTTTTACTCGCAGCAAACTTTCCTTTTGGCGATTCTGAGTCTTGCGGTATTCCGCCAGCTACAGCATCTCTAAAAAGCATCCAGTCGTGAATATCGTTTTCAACAGGAACCGACACGACACACTAGGGATGAGGCCCTAATTACAGAATCGATGAATAACAGGCAGAGTTTTTAATAAAGGCAACCAGATAGGCAGATGATCTGCTTATTCCGTCCGTTTCCTCGATTTATCATGAGTGCAGCCAGCGCTGGTCCACCAAGAGATGTTATTCGACCACTCAAGTATCAGCCGTAATAGTCACAGCTGGAGCCTTGTCGCTCTCTAGCAGAATGGGAGGACGTGAGAATCAAAAAAAATTCCAAAGCTTGTTTCCTGATCACCATACTGCAACAACGACATACATTTTGGATATGCGAGGGCAGTCCCAAAAAAATCATCTTTCTCATTTGAGCTCTATCGCAAGGGGGTTAAACTGTAACATATCGTAAGACCTCAGGAAGAGGGTCTGTAACGGTATGCTGAATATATAGGATTCGAGAATAGCTGCAGGTCGCCTCTAGGCGTCACCATATCCCCGAGTTCATCTTGGTCATCTATATCTTGGAATATAGAGTTCCACCTGTCTTGCCATTTAATATGCGCCATGATATGACATAGGACAGATGTTCTGTCAGTGGGTGATAGAAGGTTAAACCACTTCTTACTGTGCATGTAGTCTTTGAAGCTGTCATTGTCTTCATTTGCAGCGAGGTCACTCTGTGCTGCTCTGTGGTGTCTATGTATTCAGTGTAGTCCAGTCCGAATCTAGAGTGGACAAAACGCAAGAATGTATTTGTCCTGGCAACGAGGAACCCACTATAACACAAATGTACATGCATACATTTGCCAATTGATCAATAGTATCAAACCAAGTGCCATTGGATCTATAGCATCTATGCACGTGACCTCGTGACATTTGGACCTGGCTTCCAGACGCATTTCATTACTGACGCGTCAAACCTCCTTCAGTCTTGGTATTACTCGCGGACGGCCAGCACATCCTAAATCTGCTGGGGTTTACAATGAAATAATGCTACGAGATGTCAGATAGACCCAAGCGCAAGGCCACTGATGATCCCCAGTATTCTTCTGTACGGCCTCCCGGTCAATTCAGGCCGCAACCAATGATAAGAAGGTCAATCGATCCCAATTCAATCATCAATCTTGCGCGACAACAGTCGAGACCGCCTATATGTCCCTCCGGTAGCCTGGACTATGAGACAACTGCGGCTCTTGGGTTGCAGGTTCACTCTGCAGACAagcaagaggaaggagcGCCCACACTCGCAAGTTATGTTATCGGATTCGCTTGTTCACGATCTCCGAAAACCGAATCTGCCTGCAGACCTCCGTCGTGCGATGTTGCAGTTTGGAGGGCGAAGGACGTCGGAGGTCAAGAAAACGGCCATCAAAGAAATAGTTGGCGCCTATGGTTTCTCCCGCCTCAGGTAGTTTACTTGAATGCCGGCCCTCGACCGACCTTGCTAACAGCCACAGCTATGAATCTTTGTCTTTCTACTTCCGCCAGTAGCCTGTCGCCAGTGTTTGGACAGAGGGCGTATTCTCCCGCAACTCCACCGGCCCATCTCTCGCCTATGTCACATTCGATGGAATACAATCCCGTCGGAGCAAGTTCGTACACAACTCACCGGGAAAGGGATTCAATGAGCCCGTGTTTAGGACATGTGATAAGAAGCTGCGATCTCTTCAGCCAGAAAATACTATCGAAGATCCATATCTAATGGGAATTATAATCGCGCTTGCCCAAGAGCAGCGGCGGCACAGGCAGAGAAATGAGCAGCacgacgaagaagctgctgagtgCTCAATCCCTAAACGTGACGATGGACACACAACCAACAGCACATCTTCTGGAACGCCACCTCGTTGCAGCACCGACCGAATCCCTCAATACTGTGGCCAGTGTCTCAGGTATGTAGCACATCACACGAAAACATCATCACAGCTTGCTGAAGAATTTGAAGGTCGCCGTCCTTGCCACTTCTGGAGTGAAAGACGAATGTCTATACGTCTACACCGCTTCTATCTCTGTCGCGTTTCTTAGGAAGTTTGACGAACCGTGGCGCTCTTCACCGAGCTCACCGGTTGTGATAGAACACTATCCTATCCCTCTTAGATCCCCTATAAAGTCGTTGAACAAGCTGCACCGAGTTCTCTGTGCTGGATCATGCCGCTTCTGTGCCGGCTATAGCCCACAAGCTCTGGGCTGAGCCTATGAGATCCGAAACAAGTCCTGCTACCAAATTCAACGCCAAGCATGAAAGTTAGTAGCCCGCCAAGGATACCTCCACATGCTTGACGATGTCCAAGAGCCCAAAAAGGACCAAGCTTGATCGCGGTTCCCCCGACATGCAATCCGGACTCTGGTGCTTGTTCATGCTTGAACCCTTGAAGAGCCTAGCGATCCCTCGGAGCCATATGGTCTCTTCAGGGACCCATGCATGGTACGCAAAAGAAAAGCTGTTGGGCCCGACGTCTGGATAGCCAGACTCGACTTCGTATAGTCGTCACGAGTGACATCCGCCCTGCTTCTCTCCATGCTCTTCAAATAGCACCAAAAGGGATAGAGCCAGGACCGAATTTGTCGAGGACCTAGCTCCTTGGTAGAAGGCTTGAGTGTATAGCATCGTCCCAACCCCCATATCTCTCTTACTGCAGTTGCTGTATGTCTACGTGATAACCAGTATAAATCAATTGTCAAGGCCTCTAGTGAAAGCTGCGTAGGAATGCGTTGAAATACTTCCGAAGTTCTAAAGAACCCCAAGTAATGGTAGATATGCAGTAGGAATAAACAACCTCGATATTATCAATATGTACAGCGAACGGTCATCATCATGCAACGCTCTATGgcaagaataaaaaaaacgaCTGGCAATTCCTACTTTGTCAAGTGATACAATGGCACTCCGAAACTCCAGGTAACCAGTGATGACATTGACGAGCCAggaataagaatattatatagctatAGCATAATGCTAGTTCAGCTGGACGTAGTTTGCTGGGTACACAAATTAGCAAGCTAGTTGTCAATAATGACAGACGGTCATGCTTACCAGGAAATTGTCCCTCTCGTCCGTCAACACGGCCGCTCCACCACTCATTCTGGTTATCCGTTCGCTGTGTGATCTCGATGACATCACCGGCGGAAAAGCTGAGATCGCCGTGCGCCTGGGCCTCATAGTCATATAGTGCCGTGACCGTTTCGACGGGAGCGCTGAATCGAGCGGGCTTtggcttcggcggcggaggggcGGGCTTGCTCTTTGCTGCGGCGGTAAAGCTGCTGCCTGCAGTGGCAGAGTAAGGCGGCGGGGGGTTCTCGACAACATCGGGATCACGCTGACGTGAGGCGTAACCACTCTTGCCCTCTTGCGCCAATTTGTCCTTGGGGGTGAGCTTCGAGCCGGGTTTACGTCCGCCCGTAGCTTTGAAGTGGACGATGCTGAGCTCCTCGGCGCGTTCCTTGACGTCTCCGCGCTTGTTCTCGAACGCTTCCTCGATGTCCAGATTCAGATCGAAGTAGCCAATATTGATGCCCTGCATTCGCTCGTGTAGTGTGTAGAAGACGTTCAGTTGCATGTAGTAGAAGGACTGGAACAGAGGCCGAATGAACTCGGCCTCCAGGGCGAACAGCTTGGGCAGCTCGTCCTTGAGCAGATCATTGTAGTAGTTGTAATCCTGTGTCGCTTGCTCCACATCATTTTCAGCCTTGTAGAgcgccttctcatccttcagcGACTTGTCCTTTTTATCCTGCAGCTTCTTGAGCGAGTTCTTGTGGCGGTCGTAGTCCAATTTCTTGTGGTCTCGCTTCACCGCGACTTTGCGGATCACCTTGATTACCTCCAATAGCTGCTGTGCAGGGCTGATGACGCGGGTGTCGATCATCTCTAACTCGGGCACCAGCGATTCTTGGAGGTCCCGCACAATCGCCTCGTATTCCTCACATGCCCGGATACCCTCCGGATTGCCCTCGATTGTATAGGAGCTAGGGTCGGAAGCACGACCGGAGATGGGTTTGTAGAGTTCCGTCATCGCTTTGGAGAAACCGATCTGGTGGTTCAACATGCCTAGAAAATAAGGCTCAGTCAGCAAAAAGGAGGGGTAGCTGCGAGACGGGGGGATCCGTGTGTACCATTGATGGCATCGAAGTACTTCTTGGACTCATCGTGCAGTTTCTTGGTCTCCTTTTCGAGTTCTTGAAACCGCCGCTCAGCGTCCAGGTAGACGGGGTCCTTTGTATGCTCGCCAATATTGAACTTGGCCTTGAACTGTTGTGGAGCGCGGACAATGCTCTTCTGAAAGCCCTTCAAACTCATCTCTGATTGGCCGCAGGTCGCCCAACGCCCGCGGAAGGGTTCGGTTTAGGAGAACAggagagtggtggtggtaggaaGTGGTGTAAAGGGGTCGGGAGACGGTCGCAAAGGCGTAGGAGCGTCGAGAAAGTTGAATAACCAAAGCAGATCAGACCAGGGATCTCGTGGTAGGCCAGAAGTGGGGAGGAAGTGCCTTTTGTTCACGGCAAAGGGACTAGTGAGAACTAAAGAATACTGGCTGCCGGTGACGGTTAGACTGCCATGGTTCGTGGCTGAGCTATGACATAATGCTCTGCCTGCTCACCGTGGCTGAGTTTCAATGTGGCTCCCCCTTTCTTGTTCGTGTTTGGGTGTTGGTTCCAGTTGGGTTCCTGGTCAAATGGTAAGGCTgcagaagggaaaaaaaatatggaGTAGCCTGGAGACTAtaatagtaagtaagcaaaaaaatctataagatCAGCCCCTCTCCAGGCTCCagaacttcttcttcttcttctctccagacCCCTGAAGAACTTCGATCCCAGATGTGGCTCAGGGTCGGATCGTAGGGCCGATTATTCAGCCGGGGGGGCTCGGAGTGtcggaagcagcagcagcagagattCTCCATGGCTTTTGCGGTGTTTGTTAGGCACCAGAGTATCCGG harbors:
- a CDS encoding uncharacterized protein (COG:S;~EggNog:ENOG410PXTB;~InterPro:IPR022185;~PFAM:PF12505;~TransMembrane:1 (i64-88o)) produces the protein MDEKKTYLTSKEAKYALGIHRGPLPTEGLEIEHVETAHSISLEPVKRTRSQTLRRHWARFWCCYAFWGIIFLAIFLPIFFCLIIPAIAQRVLDNGTLVLVHADVLQPRPNSIQLSIISALDLPISFPVRMNNLTLSLFNRFLPENNTWAKLYMDGATINGNTTLSVDDQFTPLDVYQWTQYVRSVVFEPHAPLSVKAPVTAYIGKLKSKITLNKDIKQNTLNSFAGFSISDPKLLLPAESDGTNLIANATLPNPSVMTLEIGNTTMNLLSGNLTLGNCTLNNLVLRPGNHSTPVRGILDLGKLIENIGPILSEQSDSIKEGYLSLTTVGANVEYEGVQVPYYTEVMKNLTMTAKVPLGSLISNTLSGILHPNGTNVFAGLNMTTDSGETFTVGEDKADSDGASLGRRALEMLGQEEKRTGVVDVLKALMKKGAYEI
- a CDS encoding oxygenase MpaB family protein (COG:S;~EggNog:ENOG410Q2VJ;~InterPro:IPR018713;~PFAM:PF09995); protein product: MDEKAAAAASDRISPVSSQTTTVTTNHLEALDKLEILPQILQEGILFAGSGAALLLQAAYPNIKSAFEEANKTKTESITPANTSTDSNLANDLSNTLQTALSYIACLVFGTKEEKKLLLDLLQKDNAPLPTKLPCDPYIQLWLTATLYATATDFYQRIYGRVDYRTAEKAYIEFTTILSCLNIAKDVWPPTRQAFWTYWDDQIERLNVSGDAHLFAKDLLSRTDFPRWVTTVKPLLRVITIEMLPPRIREAYGLKSSVKTRGLYRGTMGFSVAVYPALPASIRGYPLRYYLGELKAKLNA
- a CDS encoding uncharacterized protein (COG:S;~EggNog:ENOG410Q29G;~SECRETED:SignalP(1-21)), translating into MNLKHLLLFSTTLAPISLTLANPNPNPVAPRSPQSTGLLSDLPSLIDNLKELLSQDTVDNLETIVKGAAVLLGGDTPQNLQKLLSSSNIDKLQNIIDNADLLLTTSFVNETSELIGDALPLVTDVSALLTAIMKTA
- a CDS encoding amphiphysin (BUSCO:EOG09262PPU;~COG:T;~EggNog:ENOG410QE91;~InterPro:IPR004148,IPR027267,IPR036028,IPR001452;~PFAM:PF03114,PF00018,PF14604,PF07653;~go_component: GO:0005737 - cytoplasm [Evidence IEA];~go_function: GO:0005515 - protein binding [Evidence IEA]) translates to MSLKGFQKSIVRAPQQFKAKFNIGEHTKDPVYLDAERRFQELEKETKKLHDESKKYFDAINGMLNHQIGFSKAMTELYKPISGRASDPSSYTIEGNPEGIRACEEYEAIVRDLQESLVPELEMIDTRVISPAQQLLEVIKVIRKVAVKRDHKKLDYDRHKNSLKKLQDKKDKSLKDEKALYKAENDVEQATQDYNYYNDLLKDELPKLFALEAEFIRPLFQSFYYMQLNVFYTLHERMQGINIGYFDLNLDIEEAFENKRGDVKERAEELSIVHFKATGGRKPGSKLTPKDKLAQEGKSGYASRQRDPDVVENPPPPYSATAGSSFTAAAKSKPAPPPPKPKPARFSAPVETVTALYDYEAQAHGDLSFSAGDVIEITQRTDNQNEWWSGRVDGREGQFPANYVQLN